Below is a window of Drosophila nasuta strain 15112-1781.00 chromosome X, ASM2355853v1, whole genome shotgun sequence DNA.
GTGGCACCATTGTTGTTCGTGTGGACATCCTTGGAGATGCTGCCATTGGTGCCCTGCGAACTCATCGACGAGTTCTGCACCTCCTGGGCGTTCTGATagaaatgctgctgctgttgcagatgatgatgatgatgattatgatgatgattatgatggGGCTCagcctcgtcctcgtcctgcGAACTGAACTCATCGAAATCAGAGTCCTGCTGATTGGATCCACCATCCGCCTGGCCGCGATCTCCTGTTCCCGCTCCTGAACCGGCTGCCGACAGCGTCTTCGATTTCATAGCTGTTGTCATCGTTGTggttgccgtcgtcgtcggcgttgctgttgctgttgcagcggCATTGGCCAGCGATGCGTTTGTTGTCGAGATTATCTTTGGTTGGCTGGTAAAGGTTTCaatgttgctcttgctgcgATTGAAATGCTTAAGCAGTCCCGCACCTCCCCCCgcagctgtggcagctgctgccacaaCACTAATGTTGGCACACGAACTATTCGTCTGGCTCTGTAATTGCGAATATTCATCGTCCCCATCATCCACGGCTGTGGCATCATCGCTGACATCCTGCTGTGTGAGCAGCGCGGTCGTCGAATGCGGCGTCTTCTCATTGTTCTTCAGCCAGTTGGGCACCTTCAGTATGCTCTGCTGGAGTCCCGTGCGATCGCGTGTGATCTACAAGTTAAGTACAGAGTTGCATTAAGGTTACCGCGaaataatcaatcaatcttCTCACCTGTATGTGCTGCGCCAAAGGATGTGTCGTGCGTGGCTTGTGGTCTAGCTCGAGCAGAGCCGAGTGCAGCTTAAGTCGTGCACCCTCCAAGTAGGTCAGCATGGAGCGGATCTGTAAATGTCAGCAGAGGATTAACAAGTGGGAATAGAGCGAACTTTACGGTTATGTATTGAGATTAATAGATCCTTTACTATTCATagttatttactatatatatgtatatatcaaaGTATTTTCCTTTTCATTCTTCATTCTAGTTAGTATAAGTatagacatatttattttcatattatctTTAATACGACCTTtaaaatttttagttttgaaAAGGATACATAGACTGACATGCTTAAGCTAACACGTTTCTCTTCTTAAAGATTTCTGTAAATGTCAGCAGAGGATTAACACACAAGTGAGAATAGGCTTTGTGTTGACTTTACTAGACCCTTTACTTTTTATCTTtatctattatatatataccaaagaatctttctttttattcttcATTCTAGTTAGAATAAGTAttgacatatttattttcatattatctTTAATGTGACcttaagaatttaattcagttttgcaaataatacattgaaatacttttatatggtTGTTAAGTTGGTAAGTTGGTTGGTAGTTGTTAAGCTAAGACGCTTCTCTTTTAAAAGATTTCGGAAATCTTCACATTTGAttgaacagacagacagtccGATCCTAAAAGTTTCTCTTCTAAAAGTGACTGAATGTGGTGACTATATCATTTATACTCTCTGATATTTAGGCACTTAAGTAAagggacagacagacagatgagaataattaatttaaaaagcttATTCTTTGACAGACAGACGTAAGGGCAAATATCGCTATAAGGTTAATATGTCTCTTTTTCAATGGGAAAACATATTATTAGTAAATGTAATgactttatataatatataatataatctcCGAGATTTAAGCATCTGAACGGTCAGACAAAATGACATGGTTACAAAGCTAATATTACTCACATGATATAGCTTGTCGGTAATGTTCTGATGCTCCTGATTGTTCAGCGACTGCGATAATCCGCGTAGTCCATCACGCGAGCGACGTTCCCGCTCCAGATCGGTCTTGACGAGCTGCAGCAGCTTGATTAACGAATGCTTGCGTCGCTCGCGGTTCATGGCCAGCGTGGTGTGTTCACAGTAGAAGTCGGGCAGCAGCTGCTCGCTGGGACCCTCGGAGTTGCGTCGGATGTTGCGCACCACCTGCACATCCTTGGCCACATTGCAGGCCTCCAGTTGCGGCTGCAGTTGACTGGTCAGGCTGCCCAGTATGGGATTCATGTCGGCGATGAGGCGAGCGTATTGCTGCACGAAATTGTGCATGTTGCCCAAACGCTGTTGCTCGCTGCTCTGCAGCTGCGAGGAGCCACGCAACACGGCCATCTCCCAGTCGACGCGAGCTCGCTCGGCACGCACACACAGCGTGTAGTACTCGACATCGGCTCGTTTCACCGCCTCCTCCGCTTTTTTGCGCTTGTTGTCCAGCTTGACGCAATCCTTTTCGGCGGACTTGAGTTCCTTTTCAGCGGCTAGTTTGTTGGGTCCCTGATGCAGCAACGCTATCGACGGGGATTTTTGTATGCGCACATCCAGCATTGCGTCCTGCAGTTTCTCATTCTCCCGTGCCGCTGTGTGCGATGCCTTCTTGGCCTTGGCCTCGCTCACCCGCCACTCGCTCAGCACACGAGCCGCTTTGTCCACATTACTCTCAACCTTAAGGAGAAGCGATTAATCCGATTTTGAAGTGAGCAGGAATAGAAGGTGTCACTTACCACTTTGCGTGTCTTGTGATGATTGTCGACGACCGTCTTCAGCGGCTTGACCAGCTCGTCGGTCAGCGAGGCCGCCAGCTGGCGATGTATGTCACTGCGACTTTCCATCTCGGTCGCAACACCACGCCAGGCATCGGCCACGCTGCCGGGTATCTCTCGGCCGGCCTTGTTCAATTTGTTGGCCAACTTCGACAGCGACTTGGAGTATATGAGCTCCGAGTCGGCACTAGAGAAGAGagtaaatgcaacaaaaatgaattaagaGTATTTATAGACCCTTCCATTACAAATAGTGATAGAGGGTCTATTATAAAGGCTCTTTACCCCTTTGATTATCAATATGAGAAAGTATAAATAATCTCTCAATTTATAgtgaaaaatatgtatgtagttaaacattatgaaaattaattgaagtGAGTAAGGGTCTATTACGGTAGAGTTGACAGCCTAAAATTGAAGACGCTACTTCTGTTACTTCCAGAGATTGCGGAGCTTAAACtagcggacagacagaaagtaggaacaatttttattaactaCAAACTTACCGTTCCTGCAGCACAAAGATGAGCTCCTTGCTAAAGTCGCCGCCCTGTTTGACATAGCGACGCAGTTCCTCAAAGCCATTTTGTCCCTAGTTGCAAAAGAGAAAACTCTTAATTAGATATAGTTATAGTGAAATAATGATAAcactataaattaaatatatgtatcgTATATAGACTAGGACCAAACAAATGCGCTCAAGTTATACCTCGTCCTTAAAGCGTTTGGCATGCGGTGACAAATCGTCCTCGCTGGCATGCTGTGACAATGAAGGATCAAACTCGGTACGATCGGTGACATCCTCACAGCTAACGGTCATGTCTCGCTCCTGATCGCCACTGCGATTTGGCGATATAGACTGACGACTGACATTGGAGTGATTGAGATTCGTTTTGGACTGCGCGACACGTTTCATTGGCGTCTGCTGACGCACCACCTCCTTCAGCTTGTTGCTCTCCTCGCCCAGCCAATTCTTCATGTCATGCCAACCCTTGCGAAGCTTCTCCTTGTTGTGATTGAAATTAATCAGTCGCTGATTCTTATTCTTGAGCAGCGTAATGCGTCGCTCGTTCGGTCGCAACTGATCGCGATGCGTGCAATACTCCAGATCGATGTCACGATTAAAGTCCTCTGTTTCATTGATCTGTCGGGTGATCTCCTGCAGCTCATCGATCGATACAAATAGATTCTGCGCGTTGAGGCTCTGATAGCTGACCGACTTGAGATCGTAATCAAACTCATCATCATCCAGATCGCTGCTCAAatgactgtgactgcgactatGGCGACTTTGGTGACTCTGACGACTGCTGCGGCAGCTGGCCAGGCTCAGCTTGGAGCTCTGCTTCGATGGTATCAACTGGAACGAGTCGATGCTCTTGaagcgctgctgctgcgccaGAAAGCCACAAACAATCGGTGTGCTTGGCTCCGAGTTGGGCGTCTCGCCTTTGGGCGACGATGTCGTCAGCAACATGTTGTtctccttgttgttgctggctgccAAGCTTAGCTCACTGGCGCCGTAGAGTTCCGGCAGCTCGGGCAGATTAAGACCCAATTGTGGCGGCGCTGTGGCATTCAAATCGAGCGTCATCGATGGTGATTTGTGGAGATAAACCTTGAGCTCAGATCTGTGAAGATTCTGCACTGATTGTGATTGCTGTTGCCGGGCAATGCGTGGCCTGCGCATTGGTGGCTCTACgggtggcaactctggcgGCGCCGTGGCTGGCAGCTCTGGCGGCAACTCGGGAGGCAATTCTGCCTCCTCGGGCTGATGCGTTGGCGTTGCAAACTGCTCTATCTCAGTGCTGTCGGGTGGCAATTGCTGCTCAATTTGTGGTGTGCCACAGGCGTCCACAAACTCCTCCTCGTCGGAGCTGCGCGGCGTCAACGTGCGCACTATGGAGGACGTCTTGGCAATGCCGCCACCAATCTGTTTGAGTCGCGCCTCCGTCACACCAAAGCGATCCGTGTCCAGTGTTGTGGTGGATATCAATATGGGGGCCCCAATCTCGAGGCGATGATCCTCTGAATTGCTGCCGCTCATGTTGTAGCTTCCAGTGGCCAATTTGCTGGGTGAACCGCAGCGATCTTTGGCACTGTTGCTACCAGTGCCGGGCAGTGTCATGCTGCCCAAGTGGCGGCGACTCAGCTTGTTGCCCAGCACCGAGTAGCGTTTGATGCGCGTCAAAAACCCTTTGCCATTGTTGGTGTTTTGATTGTTGctctgattgttgttgttgttgttgttattaatactattgttgttgtcggtaaCAACGGTGGGAATCTCGGCCATGGCAGTGTTATCCTTGCCGCCAAATTTAAACTTAGGCACACGTAAATGATTCATCATTCTAAAGCGATTATAAATTGTGATTTGATGTTTGATTcacttttggcaatttttcggaatttcaatatgaatttaaattagaatttaCTTCGCCTACGCTCCACATTGCGTGCGCACTGCAAATTGTCCCAAAATCGAATGGATTGCAAGAGAAGCCCAAAAACTAGAGCAGCCGGCACGTCCACAAGGAGAcagtgagagagggagggagagaggtAGAAGAGATGTAGCGAAGAAGCGACTAAGAGGCGAGGCAGAAGGAAGCCAAAGCAGAAGCataaaccaacacacacaaaggagAAGGTTGCTACCATTATAAATATGACACCCGACGACTGAATACACTAACATTCCAACTAGAATTTGTCAACGAATGAATAAATGCCGAGTATtgctttttttcattttacaactAATACAAACTTAACAGCTAAACAAATTACGCTAAATCGAagtaacaatttatttaaataaatgaatttgctTTGAAAAACATCTTGTTTTAGATCAATATGCTCTTTAATACTCTATAGCTGTgcagcataaaaacaaaaacaacataaaacgTTAGGCCGACGTTCACCTACAAACGCAAACTGATAatgtaaatatgtacacatacaaacacactcgTACACGTACActcaccaacacacacacatatgtatacttttacttaaaaattgtaaaagggGAAAAAGGCAAAGCGAATACAAAAGAATCACCTGCAGTCAAAAAGATGGGGAGAATGAAAGAacgagagagagtgaaagggACAAACGCGACCTGCTTGCACTCGCTCTCTTTGCCTCGTTCGCTCGCTAAACAAGTGTCGTATTGTTTGACCCCTGTGAGGCTTAGGCATGAACAaaaagagcgagagtgagagagcgaccCCCCGATCAGAGGGACCCCCGCCACCGTCGCGTCGCACCAATCAATGTACTTTTGCTCCACATTCGGTGCAGGTAAAGATTACAAAACGGTCTGTTTATTGAGTCACAGTGACGACGGCAGCGCGACGAGCGACAGCCGGCGACATGAGTAAAGAGCACATTAAGAACACACATTGATACTAATCAATGCATGATCGATTACGTTATACCCtatacgaaatatattttaattttgtagtttCTTATAAGataagatttaaaaaaaattaatttaattactgaCCGAAAATTCAgtgtaaatttattaattaatttctttattaattaaacttaaaacaaCTAATAGAGTAACAAAAATGAGTTAAACAATGTTGCTACAGCAAATGTTGATGCAGATCAAGAATACTTGTTTGTTACGCGCTGCTTACGCACTGTTTTTTAACACAGGGTATGTACAAGATATGACAACAATGAAAGGGGGAAAATAAGAAATGGGGAGAGTGAAAAGTAAAACATGGGCTAAGGCAGAACGCAGCTAAACAAAGCAGTGCGTTTGTTGTGCCCAAGAATCGCCGCGTTGGCATCAAATTGACAGCAACCAGCAGAACTGCCCGCCCTCAACGTCGCGACGTCTGTTTGTCTCTGTTTTATGTCTTCACATTGTATATAGTAAACATAAAGCAACTATGGGCATATCATACAGTTGagtatattatacatatacaagATACAGTGGTCATTGCAAGCTGTCGATTAAGTTCGATCATAACTTTTGAATAGAATGttttttaactaaaaatatCCCTATTAACATAATTTCGAAATGATCTTAAAGAATAGATGCTGTCGAAATCAGAAATCTGTTTTTCAATATGTTCAATCATTTACTGATAATTATAGAAATGATAAACATCTTCTGATCTTTTAGTTTCTGCCTTTGCAATTAAGAAAACATATGCTTAGCAAAATACGAAAGCATATCGAGGCAAGTTTATTCAACTTTAAATGACGTTAAATAAACTAATGAAAACAACTAATTAAGGTCTCgatctatttattttgcaaaacaCGATCGCATTTCATAGTCAGCTATTGCACAATAAATTgcagaaaaaatgtaattatgcacatttaaacatacatatagtatgtgGAGATGAAGAAGTATTTGTTACATGTAAATAAGTATCAGCAGCATATGAATTTTAGTTTGCATGAGTTAATTCGCAGTTATCGTTACGAGCGTTACGGGGTGTATACGCCCTCAAATGGTTCGCTAACTTTctcaatttatatacatatgtacataggaaggcactgagagaaaagttgcgaaatcttttatttatataaataaagaatacttttcgaatttcaatttatctacatacatacatacatatgtagatataaATAAACTCACAAATTgtggttttcatttttgagAGTTTATTCAAACTTTGTTTGCGAAGAGAAATTCGAACTTGCCCCAAAGTGAAAACCataattaaagttgcaaaactcataaattgaataatgtatttatgtaCAGTTTTAATTTGGTTAGCGTTTTCGATAAGCCTAAGAAAAAGCTGAGTAATGCAGCAACAAGAATCTTGAATCAATTATTTTGACACTATGTATGcaaaaatatgtgtgtttctatatacatacataaatatgtatgtattcaaATGCATACAAACGAAACTTCCAATTGGAAATGTGTGTATGAGAGAGGTAAAACAGAAACACTCCAGCAAAAGCTGCTGTGAGATTAAgctcgagttgttgttgttgttgctgttgttgttatacaAGCCTATCTTTCTACactcgtagttgttgttgctgttgttctcaCTGGGTTCGGCTTCGGGTTCGTGTTTGGGTTCGGCTGCCGATTGTCGTCGTCGGTGTTTATTAACTGCGCTTTTGCTCGTAACAGTTTACGCAGTTTTGCATTCTCCATTCTAATGCCAGGCAAGCGAAACCGTAGTAAGTAAAaccattttaattacatttgcgATTTGCGCCAAGCATAacaagaagaggaagaggaagtgGATGGTGATGTTGATGtggattttgttgttgttgttgttgttcttgttgtggaGGGTAAACAACGCAACATCGAAAGCCTTGTTATGTCACGTAGCACAAACTAATGGAGTGCAACTTGAACTCGTCATGAGTGTGACAAGGCAGCAAAACAATTCGAGCTAATGTAACGCTCCTAAAACCCAACATGGCTTAAGCCtttacaacacaaaaaaaaaagcgaataaaAAGACCGGCTCACTTGAGATAACTCTGATGAACCTGCCAAGAAGCCAGAGCCAAGTActtcgacgtcgacgtcgacgtcggaGGCTAATTGCAAAGGGCGCACTGTGAGTGGAAACCTGCAATTATGGGAGCTGAGGTTTAAAAGtcaaataacataaattacaGACCGACggataaaaacaacaataacaatatccAAGCAGCATATGAAAACAATCAAAGAAGCTGCCTCTGGCTGCTGCAATGCAGCTATAAATAGCTGAGAATTGCAATCGCAcagaaaagcaaagcaaagcaaaacacaacCGACAATTGAACATTGAAAATCCTTTTGCAGTTGATTCGCGGATTGTTCGTGGCTGCGTATAAGCGGCATCCTTTTCTCTCCCATTATGGCAATTTATGATTAATAAATAAGCGAAAAAGGGCAGCGAGCAAAGGCAATTGTAGTAatggccaatgccaatgccaatgccaaggTCATCACcaacttcatcatcatcatcatcattatcattatcatatTTCATAGCCTGCACCGATCAAGTTTATAGCTCTGGCTGTTAGTTAATAGAGCGACGCACTTAAGGCATAACAATGTAATGAGCTTTGGCTACAGTTGGCTTCCCCTCATGTTAGTTAACAGTTAACAGCattttaacagctgttaaaattgcataattaacATATAAGCATTGCTGTTGGctaaaacaatttgttgaagttatgACATTCAATTTcgtttaaaagcaaaaaacaaaaaaataacataataattaCTAAAAAAGCTATTCCCAACAGTTAGATTGGTTTTCTAAATTATACTAACGCCAATGATGAATAGATGAATATCTAAAATAAGGTATTTTAAGTTTGTAGTGATAAAATAAGCTTTTAATGaacaaaatgattaaattatttaagttaaGTTTTGCAAATGTTTATCAAGTGAATAGGacatcttaaaaaaaataaatagatttaatgtttaaaggaaataaataaaaagtatcgAATTCTGTTTGAAAATGCGCAATTATTTTTTCTAATGCTGTCATTTTAAAGTATTCTTATTTCAtaatagaaaaacaattacataatttgtattcaattttaaattatgtttccTATTATAATAGATGGAAAAGTTTGCAAaacatgcaaaataaataaaaatacaaatacaatttgtataaaaattgcaaaaaaaaaaacaaaaaagaaaaaatatattgtatatcttgtatgtaaataacaaaaacaaaatttcaaataaaccATTGAAAAAATTGTGTTTCAGTTGCTATGAAGATCCAATAATATGTTACTTTCAGTTAATTACATTCCTCATTTACCTTTGCTCTGAATCGAAATTGAAAGTTACTATATTCAGTTGATCGTAAACTGTCTAAAATACCCtagaaattatataaagtTGTTGCAAGCCATTATGTTAAATACTCGTTGTAGTTTGCCACTCATCGTACTTTTGAGTGTGCATCATTTTGGCAAAGATTTATCTACCTGTTAGATTAGACAACTGGGGAAAAGTTCGAGAAGCGCCTCGATAAGTGGATGGCATTATGCAATCTAAAGTGCTAAATGAATGTTCCCCAGATCTGAATTCTCCCCTCGGATGAGTTTATTTCGGGAATTGCTTCATTacgaacaaacaaaatacaaaaaaaagcaagagGGCGCCCCAGTTTCGTAGAACATTCATTTCGatatttctgttgttgttgtttgctaaGTATGTAATAATCAGCTATTATTTAAGTTAAAGCATCTGCATGCCAGAGTCTCCTCCAGAGTTATGTTAATGCTGTTGCCACAattgccataaataaataaataaataataaataaataaggcGACTCCCTAAACACCTGAAACACGATGTATTGATGGCGATTCGTATGAAACTGGATGAAATTCTAGAGCAAAGCTAATGGAAAATATGAAACTAAATCTATATACGAGATTGTGCATGTGGAAACGAACTAAACAAATGATTTAACTACACTTTCAACGTCACAATTATATAATGACAATCAGTTGTCGGACACGCTCACGTTCTGTTCTATACTTTTCagctctgttctgttctgttctgttcggTTTGGTTGTTTATCTGGTTCACAGAGCTCTCGTACTTCTCTCGTTCATCTCCCAACTTTATGTGCCATTTAGTCGttacatttttgtttcattttttctttttttttttttttgccactgCCTtaggctgttgttgtttatgagGTGCGTTTATCTCATTTAGTGTCGAGTGAAGTCTAAACAAATTGCCAGAAAAAATTTCAGCAGATATTCACTCATTATACAAAATGTTATCAAATTCTTTTCggatttgaatttgttgtgaAACGCGTAAAAATAGCCGATCGACAAATTATATAGTcaaactgactgactgactgactgactaactgactgactgtctgaTTATTCAGCTGTGTCCTAAGTATACAAAACTTGTTCGAGTATTCGCTTTGCGTCGCTTTCTGTttcacttaa
It encodes the following:
- the LOC132797092 gene encoding nostrin isoform X4 — its product is MSTRNMSQFRDNSWGQNGFEELRRYVKQGGDFSKELIFVLQERADSELIYSKSLSKLANKLNKAGREIPGSVADAWRGVATEMESRSDIHRQLAASLTDELVKPLKTVVDNHHKTRKVVESNVDKAARVLSEWRVSEAKAKKASHTAARENEKLQDAMLDVRIQKSPSIALLHQGPNKLAAEKELKSAEKDCVKLDNKRKKAEEAVKRADVEYYTLCVRAERARVDWEMAVLRGSSQLQSSEQQRLGNMHNFVQQYARLIADMNPILGSLTSQLQPQLEACNVAKDVQVVRNIRRNSEGPSEQLLPDFYCEHTTLAMNRERRKHSLIKLLQLVKTDLERERRSRDGLRGLSQSLNNQEHQNITDKLYHIRSMLTYLEGARLKLHSALLELDHKPRTTHPLAQHIQITRDRTGLQQSILKVPNWLKNNEKTPHSTTALLTQQDVSDDATAVDDGDDEYSQLQSQTNSSCANISVVAAAATAAGGGAGLLKHFNRSKSNIETFTSQPKIISTTNASLANAAATATATPTTTATTTMTTAMKSKTLSAAGSGAGTGDRGQADGGSNQQDSDFDEFSSQDEDEAEPHHNHHHNHHHHHLQQQQHFYQNAQEVQNSSMSSQGTNGSISKDVHTNNNGATNGQCQVLGRCKALYSYTPKLYDELELSPGDVIEVHAKQDDGWWLGALRNQIGIFPATYVEECA
- the LOC132797092 gene encoding nostrin isoform X3, producing the protein MFKQLIKKNLIILANARSYGVLKSLRCSARYAKSKSKSAINLSSQSKQEQKKQKLQQLEQQQQQHQVEQQAQQQEEALYANVEEVLQQTEIEEDALMGNAQGQNGFEELRRYVKQGGDFSKELIFVLQERADSELIYSKSLSKLANKLNKAGREIPGSVADAWRGVATEMESRSDIHRQLAASLTDELVKPLKTVVDNHHKTRKVVESNVDKAARVLSEWRVSEAKAKKASHTAARENEKLQDAMLDVRIQKSPSIALLHQGPNKLAAEKELKSAEKDCVKLDNKRKKAEEAVKRADVEYYTLCVRAERARVDWEMAVLRGSSQLQSSEQQRLGNMHNFVQQYARLIADMNPILGSLTSQLQPQLEACNVAKDVQVVRNIRRNSEGPSEQLLPDFYCEHTTLAMNRERRKHSLIKLLQLVKTDLERERRSRDGLRGLSQSLNNQEHQNITDKLYHIRSMLTYLEGARLKLHSALLELDHKPRTTHPLAQHIQITRDRTGLQQSILKVPNWLKNNEKTPHSTTALLTQQDVSDDATAVDDGDDEYSQLQSQTNSSCANISVVAAAATAAGGGAGLLKHFNRSKSNIETFTSQPKIISTTNASLANAAATATATPTTTATTTMTTAMKSKTLSAAGSGAGTGDRGQADGGSNQQDSDFDEFSSQDEDEAEPHHNHHHNHHHHHLQQQQHFYQNAQEVQNSSMSSQGTNGSISKDVHTNNNGATNGQCQVLGRCKALYSYTPKLYDELELSPGDVIEVHAKQDDGWWLGALRNQIGIFPATYVEECA
- the LOC132797092 gene encoding nostrin isoform X2 produces the protein MSTRNMSQFRDNSWLANARSYGVLKSLRCSARYAKSKSKSAINLSSQSKQEQKKQKLQQLEQQQQQHQVEQQAQQQEEALYANVEEVLQQTEIEEDALMGNAQGQNGFEELRRYVKQGGDFSKELIFVLQERADSELIYSKSLSKLANKLNKAGREIPGSVADAWRGVATEMESRSDIHRQLAASLTDELVKPLKTVVDNHHKTRKVVESNVDKAARVLSEWRVSEAKAKKASHTAARENEKLQDAMLDVRIQKSPSIALLHQGPNKLAAEKELKSAEKDCVKLDNKRKKAEEAVKRADVEYYTLCVRAERARVDWEMAVLRGSSQLQSSEQQRLGNMHNFVQQYARLIADMNPILGSLTSQLQPQLEACNVAKDVQVVRNIRRNSEGPSEQLLPDFYCEHTTLAMNRERRKHSLIKLLQLVKTDLERERRSRDGLRGLSQSLNNQEHQNITDKLYHIRSMLTYLEGARLKLHSALLELDHKPRTTHPLAQHIQITRDRTGLQQSILKVPNWLKNNEKTPHSTTALLTQQDVSDDATAVDDGDDEYSQLQSQTNSSCANISVVAAAATAAGGGAGLLKHFNRSKSNIETFTSQPKIISTTNASLANAAATATATPTTTATTTMTTAMKSKTLSAAGSGAGTGDRGQADGGSNQQDSDFDEFSSQDEDEAEPHHNHHHNHHHHHLQQQQHFYQNAQEVQNSSMSSQGTNGSISKDVHTNNNGATNGQCQVLGRCKALYSYTPKLYDELELSPGDVIEVHAKQDDGWWLGALRNQIGIFPATYVEECA
- the LOC132797092 gene encoding uncharacterized protein LOC132797092 isoform X1 produces the protein MMNHLRVPKFKFGGKDNTAMAEIPTVVTDNNNSINNNNNNNNQSNNQNTNNGKGFLTRIKRYSVLGNKLSRRHLGSMTLPGTGSNSAKDRCGSPSKLATGSYNMSGSNSEDHRLEIGAPILISTTTLDTDRFGVTEARLKQIGGGIAKTSSIVRTLTPRSSDEEEFVDACGTPQIEQQLPPDSTEIEQFATPTHQPEEAELPPELPPELPATAPPELPPVEPPMRRPRIARQQQSQSVQNLHRSELKVYLHKSPSMTLDLNATAPPQLGLNLPELPELYGASELSLAASNNKENNMLLTTSSPKGETPNSEPSTPIVCGFLAQQQRFKSIDSFQLIPSKQSSKLSLASCRSSRQSHQSRHSRSHSHLSSDLDDDEFDYDLKSVSYQSLNAQNLFVSIDELQEITRQINETEDFNRDIDLEYCTHRDQLRPNERRITLLKNKNQRLINFNHNKEKLRKGWHDMKNWLGEESNKLKEVVRQQTPMKRVAQSKTNLNHSNVSRQSISPNRSGDQERDMTVSCEDVTDRTEFDPSLSQHASEDDLSPHAKRFKDEGQNGFEELRRYVKQGGDFSKELIFVLQERADSELIYSKSLSKLANKLNKAGREIPGSVADAWRGVATEMESRSDIHRQLAASLTDELVKPLKTVVDNHHKTRKVVESNVDKAARVLSEWRVSEAKAKKASHTAARENEKLQDAMLDVRIQKSPSIALLHQGPNKLAAEKELKSAEKDCVKLDNKRKKAEEAVKRADVEYYTLCVRAERARVDWEMAVLRGSSQLQSSEQQRLGNMHNFVQQYARLIADMNPILGSLTSQLQPQLEACNVAKDVQVVRNIRRNSEGPSEQLLPDFYCEHTTLAMNRERRKHSLIKLLQLVKTDLERERRSRDGLRGLSQSLNNQEHQNITDKLYHIRSMLTYLEGARLKLHSALLELDHKPRTTHPLAQHIQITRDRTGLQQSILKVPNWLKNNEKTPHSTTALLTQQDVSDDATAVDDGDDEYSQLQSQTNSSCANISVVAAAATAAGGGAGLLKHFNRSKSNIETFTSQPKIISTTNASLANAAATATATPTTTATTTMTTAMKSKTLSAAGSGAGTGDRGQADGGSNQQDSDFDEFSSQDEDEAEPHHNHHHNHHHHHLQQQQHFYQNAQEVQNSSMSSQGTNGSISKDVHTNNNGATNGQCQVLGRCKALYSYTPKLYDELELSPGDVIEVHAKQDDGWWLGALRNQIGIFPATYVEECA